From a single Sporosarcina oncorhynchi genomic region:
- a CDS encoding HD domain-containing protein: protein METIFKQCMKQVRGTYERFDASHDFDHILRVMKNAENIAAAMPEADLPIIRLAALLHDIDDPKYFKRGNQSAEDVMRSAGADDETVSRVLDIIKSVSFNGGNEEAITSTEGAIVRDADRLDALGAIGIARTFAFGGARGRKLYDTQEISRNKMTEAEYRSKETSSVTHFYEKLLLLKELMVTTEGKRLAEQRHTFMVAFLDQLEDETGSSFQADIN from the coding sequence ATGGAGACGATTTTTAAACAATGCATGAAGCAGGTGCGCGGTACATATGAACGTTTTGATGCAAGTCACGATTTTGATCATATCTTACGTGTCATGAAAAATGCAGAGAATATTGCAGCGGCAATGCCAGAGGCAGATTTGCCAATTATCCGGTTGGCAGCTCTTCTTCATGATATCGACGATCCTAAATACTTCAAACGAGGCAATCAGTCGGCAGAAGACGTCATGCGAAGTGCTGGGGCGGATGACGAGACTGTATCACGTGTACTGGACATTATCAAAAGCGTTTCTTTTAATGGAGGAAACGAAGAAGCTATCACTTCCACTGAAGGAGCAATTGTACGCGATGCAGATAGGCTTGACGCACTGGGAGCAATCGGGATTGCACGCACATTTGCATTTGGCGGCGCAAGAGGGAGAAAACTATATGATACACAAGAGATTTCAAGAAACAAGATGACCGAAGCGGAATATCGGTCGAAAGAGACGTCTTCGGTTACGCATTTCTATGAAAAACTTCTACTTCTGAAAGAATTGATGGTTACTACAGAAGGAAAACGTCTTGCCGAACAACGTCATACGTTTATGGTCGCTTTTCTTGATCAGCTGGAGGATGAAACGGGTAGTAGCTTCCAAGCAGATATCAACTGA
- a CDS encoding cold-shock protein → MYQGKVKWFSNEKGYGFIETENGEDVFVHYTGIMSEGFKTLDEGQAVSFEIIEGNRGPQAANVLTIS, encoded by the coding sequence ATGTACCAAGGTAAAGTAAAGTGGTTCAGCAATGAAAAAGGATATGGTTTCATCGAAACGGAAAATGGCGAGGATGTATTCGTCCACTATACTGGCATTATGTCAGAAGGATTTAAGACACTCGATGAAGGCCAGGCCGTATCCTTCGAAATCATCGAAGGAAACCGTGGACCTCAAGCGGCAAATGTCTTGACTATCTCGTAA
- a CDS encoding zinc-finger domain-containing protein produces the protein MDKLMVMQEINDVLDTYCEGCFIKTQQAKEFGKTGAHQFCISTCTIGEQLKFLGNEMNKLTK, from the coding sequence ATGGATAAATTAATGGTCATGCAGGAAATCAATGATGTGCTCGATACGTATTGTGAAGGATGTTTTATCAAAACGCAACAGGCAAAAGAATTCGGCAAAACCGGAGCCCATCAATTTTGCATCAGCACATGTACTATCGGAGAACAATTGAAATTCCTTGGGAATGAAATGAATAAATTGACAAAATAA
- a CDS encoding ribonuclease HI family protein: MIELYVDGASAGNPGKSGIGIYIKGEGRQLRISEPIEPTNNHTAEFTALLRGLEETENLTTGIVSARSDSKAVVSAVENEFVKNELHKEILHKILAITKKFDFFFIKWIPDAENRTADSLARQAIHKEKPSRIDGDL; the protein is encoded by the coding sequence ATGATCGAGTTGTATGTCGATGGCGCGAGTGCCGGTAATCCAGGTAAGAGCGGTATTGGAATTTATATTAAAGGTGAAGGGCGCCAACTGAGGATTTCAGAGCCGATTGAACCAACGAATAATCATACAGCTGAATTCACTGCTCTTCTTAGAGGTCTTGAAGAGACAGAGAACCTTACGACAGGCATCGTATCGGCCCGCTCCGATTCAAAAGCCGTCGTTTCAGCGGTGGAAAATGAGTTTGTGAAAAACGAACTGCATAAGGAGATTTTACATAAAATACTAGCTATAACGAAGAAGTTCGATTTTTTCTTTATAAAATGGATTCCGGATGCAGAAAACCGCACAGCGGACAGTCTCGCCCGCCAAGCGATTCATAAAGAGAAGCCGTCAAGGATTGATGGGGATCTTTGA